One Candidatus Culexarchaeum yellowstonense genomic region harbors:
- a CDS encoding Ig-like domain-containing protein: protein MECRKLTSIIILALFLVYMFLPTKPVFANGFQVKTDKDNYYPSSTLTITVSGATANRVVAIQVNDPSNNVRFVYQLTASSTGSGSVSITIPMDWPIGTYTVYAKDDYTGNLVTCQFNIIALPKVSSILLVANVTSVLAGGAVGFTAIVKDQYGNVMAGVDVDLLVDGVRYATRTTGSDGKALFTVVFNNAGTFSVYASSAGVSSNIVTITVAKVPPALTSITLSANATSIIQYKTVMFSAVALDQYGFGMAGVTLDLYVNSVKVDSKVSDSSGTATFKYTFNDFGSFTVYVASGAVKSPTITITVSKYVPPPVVTSVSISVDRTKINTGESVTVTVVVKDQYGNVMANRKVELYVDGVKQLEKYTDSDGKAVFPYQINVAGSYKFKAVCEGVSSTEVTVTVEAPPAPPVPTWSYTIIIPVVVLIVVLVIIIILSRRF from the coding sequence TTGGAATGCAGAAAGCTCACTTCCATCATAATTCTAGCGTTATTCCTAGTGTACATGTTTCTCCCCACTAAACCAGTTTTTGCAAATGGTTTTCAAGTTAAAACTGATAAGGACAATTACTATCCTAGCTCCACATTAACGATCACTGTTAGTGGGGCTACTGCTAATAGGGTGGTTGCAATCCAAGTTAATGATCCATCCAATAACGTTAGGTTTGTTTATCAGCTGACGGCAAGTTCCACTGGTTCTGGAAGTGTGAGTATAACCATACCCATGGATTGGCCTATTGGCACGTATACTGTTTACGCTAAGGATGACTATACTGGCAACCTTGTAACATGTCAATTTAATATAATAGCCTTACCAAAAGTTTCCTCAATATTGCTCGTTGCAAATGTCACTAGTGTATTGGCTGGTGGGGCTGTTGGGTTTACGGCTATTGTTAAGGATCAGTATGGTAATGTTATGGCTGGTGTGGATGTGGATTTGCTTGTGGATGGAGTTAGGTATGCCACTAGGACCACTGGCTCTGATGGTAAAGCCCTCTTTACAGTTGTATTCAATAATGCTGGTACATTCAGCGTATATGCATCTTCAGCTGGGGTTTCATCGAACATTGTAACTATCACTGTGGCTAAGGTTCCCCCTGCATTGACGTCCATAACTTTATCTGCGAATGCCACGTCCATAATTCAGTATAAAACCGTAATGTTCTCCGCTGTTGCTTTGGATCAGTATGGTTTTGGGATGGCTGGTGTAACATTGGATTTGTATGTGAATAGTGTTAAGGTTGACTCTAAGGTTTCAGACTCCTCAGGCACAGCCACATTCAAGTATACGTTCAACGATTTCGGTAGCTTCACAGTTTATGTTGCCTCTGGGGCTGTTAAGTCTCCAACGATCACCATAACTGTTTCGAAGTATGTTCCTCCACCAGTGGTTACATCAGTCTCCATTAGTGTTGATAGGACTAAGATTAATACTGGCGAGTCTGTCACTGTGACTGTTGTGGTTAAGGATCAGTATGGTAATGTTATGGCTAATAGGAAGGTTGAGTTGTATGTGGATGGGGTTAAGCAACTTGAGAAGTACACTGATTCTGATGGTAAGGCTGTATTCCCATATCAGATAAATGTTGCTGGTAGCTATAAGTTTAAGGCTGTTTGTGAGGGTGTATCTTCCACTGAGGTTACTGTTACCGTTGAGGCTCCACCGGCACCCCCCGTTCCAACATGGTCTTACACGATAATAATACCAGTAGTGGTATTGATAGTGGTGTTGGTGATAATAATCATATTGAGTAGGAGATTTTAG
- the glmS gene encoding glutamine--fructose-6-phosphate transaminase (isomerizing), with product MCGIIGCILSSGLVAPILFSGLKRLEYRGYDSAGMATIYGGKLYLKKDSGKIDDINSRLNFMDMPGSLGIAHTRWATHGAPSRENAHPHLDCSGTIAVVHNGVIENFLELRRELEDRGHKFTSRTDTEVIPHLIEEGVKSGLNLYEAVLQAVRRLRGSYAIAVISTVEPEKIICARNESPLIVGIGDGAYYCASDIPAILEYTRNFISMDNGEIAALSLGGVEFRRISNGEFVPKKPFTVDWSIELAEKQGYPHFMLKEIYEQPLSLRNALRLQEQYLDLLSRFIDRGERVFLVACGTSYHACLAASYMFSKIARVAAFPVVASEFLEQYGDSVGIDDVILAVSQSGETYDVLRAVDHARMRAATVLGLTNTVGSTLTRVSRAYIVQQSGPEIGVAATKTFTSQLIVLAQLAMRVANLRGKLSQQESDSLRDSLKGMPEVIGRVLNSCADNVKLLAKRYAKKNLFLFLGRGINVATALEGRLKLLEITYTPSLAFSAAESKHGPISIVEKGVPVIFIAPRDSTRKEIIGNIMEMKARGAEVIALCEEDDREIIGLADHHIPMPKGIPDILSPIPYIVPLQLFAYHVAVERGLDPDKPRNLAKSVTVP from the coding sequence ATGTGCGGCATAATTGGCTGTATACTCTCCAGTGGTTTGGTGGCTCCAATACTGTTTAGTGGTTTGAAGAGGCTTGAGTATAGGGGGTATGATTCTGCTGGTATGGCTACCATTTATGGCGGTAAATTGTATTTGAAGAAGGATTCCGGTAAGATCGATGATATTAATTCTAGGCTAAATTTTATGGATATGCCTGGAAGTTTGGGTATAGCTCATACTAGGTGGGCTACTCATGGTGCTCCAAGTAGGGAGAATGCTCATCCACATTTGGATTGTAGTGGTACAATTGCCGTTGTACATAATGGTGTTATAGAGAACTTCCTGGAGTTGAGGAGGGAGCTTGAGGATAGGGGGCATAAATTCACTTCAAGAACAGATACTGAGGTTATCCCACACTTGATTGAGGAGGGGGTTAAGTCTGGTTTAAATCTTTATGAAGCTGTCCTCCAAGCTGTTAGGAGGCTTAGGGGCTCTTATGCCATAGCAGTCATCTCGACGGTTGAGCCTGAAAAGATAATTTGCGCTAGGAATGAGAGTCCATTAATTGTTGGGATTGGTGATGGAGCATACTATTGCGCTTCAGATATACCTGCAATCCTCGAATATACTAGGAACTTTATCTCCATGGATAATGGTGAAATAGCAGCTCTAAGTCTTGGCGGCGTTGAATTTAGGAGGATATCCAATGGTGAATTTGTCCCTAAGAAGCCTTTCACCGTGGATTGGAGCATTGAGTTGGCTGAGAAGCAAGGTTACCCACACTTCATGCTTAAGGAGATTTATGAGCAACCACTAAGTCTTAGGAATGCCCTTAGACTTCAGGAGCAATATTTGGATTTGCTTTCAAGATTTATTGATCGTGGTGAGAGGGTTTTCTTGGTGGCTTGCGGTACTTCATATCATGCATGTTTAGCTGCTTCATACATGTTCTCCAAGATTGCTAGGGTTGCAGCTTTCCCAGTGGTGGCTTCTGAGTTTCTGGAGCAGTATGGTGATTCCGTTGGCATTGATGATGTCATTTTGGCAGTGAGTCAGTCTGGTGAGACTTATGATGTTTTGAGGGCTGTGGATCATGCTAGGATGAGGGCTGCCACGGTTCTAGGCTTAACCAACACTGTTGGTTCAACTCTCACTAGGGTTTCGAGGGCTTACATTGTTCAGCAATCTGGCCCTGAAATTGGTGTTGCAGCCACGAAGACATTCACTTCCCAGCTCATTGTTTTAGCTCAATTGGCTATGAGGGTTGCAAATTTGAGGGGGAAGCTTTCCCAGCAGGAGTCGGATTCACTTAGGGATAGCCTTAAGGGTATGCCTGAAGTTATTGGTAGGGTTTTAAATTCCTGTGCTGATAATGTTAAGCTTCTAGCTAAACGTTATGCTAAGAAGAATTTATTCCTATTCCTTGGTAGGGGGATAAATGTTGCCACAGCCCTTGAGGGTAGATTGAAGCTTCTCGAGATAACATACACACCCTCACTGGCTTTCAGTGCAGCTGAATCTAAGCATGGCCCAATAAGTATTGTTGAGAAGGGGGTTCCAGTGATATTCATTGCTCCAAGGGATTCCACTAGGAAGGAGATTATTGGGAATATTATGGAGATGAAGGCTAGGGGGGCTGAAGTCATAGCTTTATGTGAGGAGGATGATAGGGAGATCATTGGATTGGCTGATCACCATATACCTATGCCTAAGGGTATACCGGATATCTTAAGTCCAATACCATATATTGTTCCATTACAGCTCTTTGCATACCATGTTGCTGTTGAGAGGGGGCTTGACCCTGATAAACCTAGGAATTTAGCTAAAAGCGTCACAGTGCCATAA
- a CDS encoding DUF4443 domain-containing protein: MRGGKRGPTPKIDLEDLATVLIMIKHSGGMGRYRISEEMEIPDGTIRGVLKKLSETGILKATPRGCELTDLGEKMLMEYLIELGIDRIELYEGDEFSLIAPGKAKVLAILRSGAEKVTNGLMQRDEAVRAGADGATIIVKRMGRMLIPGVDISRELNEQLRKLEEMYGVGEGGVAIFCWGKNLAKALKGALKAATTLQ; encoded by the coding sequence ATGAGGGGAGGGAAGAGGGGGCCAACGCCGAAGATAGACCTAGAAGACCTAGCAACAGTACTAATAATGATAAAGCATAGTGGAGGGATGGGGAGATATAGAATATCTGAGGAAATGGAGATACCGGATGGAACCATAAGGGGGGTTTTAAAGAAACTTTCTGAAACAGGAATTTTGAAGGCAACTCCAAGGGGATGCGAATTAACGGATCTCGGGGAGAAAATGTTAATGGAATACTTGATTGAATTGGGAATTGATAGGATAGAGCTGTATGAGGGGGATGAATTCAGCCTCATAGCCCCAGGGAAAGCTAAGGTTTTAGCAATATTGAGGAGTGGAGCTGAAAAGGTTACGAATGGATTGATGCAAAGGGATGAAGCTGTGAGGGCTGGAGCTGATGGAGCTACAATAATAGTCAAGAGGATGGGGAGGATGCTGATCCCGGGAGTCGACATATCAAGGGAATTAAATGAACAGTTGAGGAAATTGGAGGAAATGTATGGTGTGGGGGAAGGTGGCGTAGCAATATTTTGTTGGGGGAAGAATTTAGCTAAGGCATTGAAGGGAGCTTTAAAGGCAGCTACAACCCTACAATGA
- a CDS encoding DUF4430 domain-containing protein: MRGKIYWTIIIILFIWALSSTAIATYYYTKTMELSSYARNLEETIGQVKVYMEKLTSNVMEAMEYASLSGNQEIAKAIEEIGNDTIKVNRVLGGEVKVRILLDYGNGSIIWYNETIISNGETLFKAMTKALKMTYKTFQYGVFIESINNVYNDPNRNMYWMWWRWDSEKKIWILGSISCDKYIPVNGEIFAWKYSNVMEWPPKPP, translated from the coding sequence ATGAGGGGTAAAATATACTGGACCATAATAATCATACTATTCATATGGGCTTTATCATCCACAGCAATCGCCACATACTACTACACAAAAACAATGGAACTATCATCATATGCTAGAAACCTGGAAGAAACCATAGGGCAAGTTAAAGTGTACATGGAAAAACTAACATCAAACGTGATGGAGGCCATGGAATATGCTAGCTTAAGTGGAAACCAAGAAATAGCAAAAGCAATAGAAGAAATTGGAAATGACACCATAAAAGTGAATAGGGTATTGGGTGGGGAAGTCAAGGTAAGGATACTTTTGGATTACGGTAATGGAAGCATAATTTGGTATAATGAAACAATAATAAGCAATGGAGAAACCCTATTTAAAGCCATGACAAAAGCACTGAAGATGACATATAAGACATTTCAATATGGGGTATTCATAGAATCCATAAACAACGTATACAACGACCCAAACAGAAACATGTACTGGATGTGGTGGAGATGGGATTCGGAGAAGAAGATCTGGATCCTTGGATCAATATCATGCGACAAGTACATACCAGTAAATGGCGAAATATTCGCATGGAAGTATAGTAACGTAATGGAATGGCCTCCAAAACCACCATAA
- a CDS encoding OFA family MFS transporter, with protein sequence MERRVLILLFAVVVMMFISVYQYSWSLFADAFSMAFGWDAATVGLAFTIFTYTATFIQPLSGFLADNYGARKVSMVASIVCGFGLIFSSMVGSPMLLYLAYGFGGFGVGILYGISTALAVKWFPEKRGFATGIVVFGFGSGAALFNLIIQWLLSIYGLSFALKILGLSMLLVTLIASLFYIYPEGRVEHSRSSSSFDFNMKGMVSTWQWYLIYVSFTFTVAIVLIFAAQLKFLARSFGISGYYLNLALTLFPVGNGLSRILAGFISDRIGRVKCMFIFYMLLGVSTMALVFLGFNPFLFVCLSFVVALFGGSPFAFYPSIIGDYYGSRYATANYGLTYTAKAWAGLISGWLTGYLYMVFGSYDQILLFLSFSSIAAGFASLLLKPPKPTVER encoded by the coding sequence TTGGAGCGTAGGGTTTTGATACTGCTCTTCGCAGTTGTTGTGATGATGTTTATTAGTGTTTATCAGTATTCTTGGTCTCTATTTGCAGATGCCTTTTCAATGGCTTTCGGCTGGGATGCTGCCACTGTGGGTTTGGCTTTCACAATATTCACTTATACTGCAACATTCATTCAACCATTGTCTGGTTTTCTAGCTGATAATTATGGTGCTAGGAAGGTTTCAATGGTTGCTTCAATTGTTTGCGGTTTTGGTTTAATCTTTTCATCTATGGTTGGGAGTCCAATGCTATTGTATTTGGCTTATGGTTTTGGGGGTTTTGGTGTTGGAATACTTTATGGTATTTCAACTGCTTTGGCTGTTAAGTGGTTTCCTGAGAAGCGTGGTTTTGCCACTGGAATCGTGGTTTTCGGGTTTGGTTCTGGAGCTGCATTATTCAATTTGATTATTCAATGGCTTTTATCAATTTATGGTTTAAGTTTTGCACTGAAAATTCTAGGGTTAAGTATGCTATTGGTTACTCTTATTGCATCGCTATTTTATATTTATCCTGAGGGGAGGGTTGAACATTCACGTTCCTCCTCCAGTTTTGATTTCAATATGAAGGGTATGGTTTCAACTTGGCAGTGGTATCTCATATATGTATCCTTCACGTTTACTGTGGCGATAGTTTTGATATTTGCAGCTCAATTGAAGTTTCTGGCAAGGTCTTTCGGCATTTCAGGTTACTATCTGAATTTGGCTTTAACATTGTTCCCTGTGGGTAATGGTTTGAGTAGGATTCTTGCTGGATTCATTTCTGATAGGATTGGTAGGGTTAAGTGTATGTTCATCTTCTACATGTTATTGGGCGTTTCAACCATGGCTTTAGTCTTCTTAGGCTTTAATCCATTCTTATTTGTATGTTTAAGTTTTGTTGTGGCTTTGTTTGGAGGTTCACCCTTCGCCTTCTACCCATCAATTATAGGCGACTATTATGGTTCTAGGTATGCCACTGCAAATTATGGTTTAACTTATACTGCTAAGGCTTGGGCTGGATTAATATCAGGTTGGTTGACTGGATACTTGTACATGGTCTTCGGCTCTTATGATCAGATACTACTATTCCTCTCATTCTCATCCATTGCCGCTGGTTTTGCCTCCCTCCTCCTAAAACCTCCAAAACCCACTGTTGAGAGGTAG
- a CDS encoding CocE/NonD family hydrolase, with protein MHFEPYFDVKIPMRDGVKLSADIYLPRRGGKYPVILIRTPYNKALPGEIKYGTRDVEFYVKNGYAVVIQDVRGRGDSEGEWHPFIHEDKDGYDTIKWISEQDWCNGRIAMMGGSYRGWVQWAAAKLNPPNLVTMISTAAAGRWFQELPYYNGLVSLGMLEWLHYVGGRVVQNPDVVDWVKVLWHSPLKSMDEVLGRVNTVWRVWLSHSKLDDYWKSILLTEEDFKRINLPVLHITGWYDGDQPGATYFYEGMVRYSPARDKQYLVSGPWDHAGTRVPRRILGGVDFGPEAVIDLLKLHLWWFDYWLKDDEKALKSLHEFFGGGRCLTFVMGLNKWISRDIWPPRGVHWCNWYIDSGGRANTLFGDGRLTVEKPIVESSDSYVYDPMNPIVSSVDFNFYSSKAVETPLDIRALESRFDVLVYTSEPLKKPIEIAGKPKMLLYASSDCIDTDWICLLSKVYPDGRSILFNYGGLRARFRESFERETFMEPNRVYKFEFNFFFDTNILVEPECRLRLSITSSYFPRFDRNFNSGEPIGEMSKARKAHNVVFHGGNLSSALLLPIIGEVNM; from the coding sequence ATGCACTTTGAACCATATTTCGATGTTAAGATTCCAATGAGGGATGGTGTTAAGCTTTCAGCAGACATATATCTCCCACGTAGAGGCGGCAAGTACCCAGTCATCTTGATTAGAACACCATACAATAAGGCTTTGCCTGGGGAGATAAAGTATGGGACTCGTGATGTTGAGTTCTATGTTAAGAATGGCTATGCTGTTGTAATTCAAGATGTTAGGGGTAGAGGGGATTCTGAGGGTGAATGGCATCCATTCATACATGAGGATAAAGATGGTTATGATACTATAAAGTGGATTTCAGAGCAAGATTGGTGTAATGGACGTATAGCGATGATGGGTGGATCGTATAGAGGCTGGGTTCAGTGGGCTGCTGCTAAACTTAATCCACCAAACCTTGTAACCATGATTAGTACAGCTGCCGCTGGGAGATGGTTCCAAGAGCTACCATACTATAATGGTTTAGTTAGTTTGGGGATGTTGGAGTGGCTTCACTATGTTGGCGGTCGGGTTGTGCAAAACCCTGATGTTGTGGATTGGGTTAAAGTTTTGTGGCATTCCCCATTAAAGAGTATGGATGAAGTTCTAGGTAGAGTTAATACTGTTTGGAGGGTTTGGTTAAGTCACTCAAAACTTGACGATTACTGGAAGAGCATACTGTTAACTGAGGAGGATTTTAAGAGGATTAACCTTCCAGTTCTCCATATAACTGGATGGTATGATGGCGATCAACCTGGAGCCACATACTTTTACGAGGGGATGGTAAGGTATTCCCCAGCTAGGGATAAGCAGTACTTGGTTTCAGGGCCATGGGATCATGCTGGTACGAGGGTTCCGAGGAGGATTCTTGGAGGCGTTGATTTCGGCCCAGAAGCAGTTATAGACCTCCTCAAATTACATTTATGGTGGTTTGATTACTGGTTGAAGGATGATGAGAAAGCCTTAAAGAGCCTACATGAATTCTTTGGTGGCGGTAGATGCTTAACCTTCGTTATGGGATTGAATAAGTGGATTTCAAGGGACATTTGGCCTCCAAGAGGGGTTCATTGGTGCAATTGGTATATTGATAGTGGTGGTAGGGCGAACACTCTATTTGGTGATGGTAGATTAACTGTTGAAAAACCCATTGTTGAATCCTCCGATTCATATGTCTATGATCCTATGAATCCAATAGTATCCTCGGTGGACTTCAACTTCTACTCTTCTAAGGCTGTTGAAACCCCATTAGATATTAGAGCTTTAGAATCTAGGTTTGACGTCTTAGTTTATACCAGTGAACCATTGAAGAAGCCAATTGAAATTGCAGGTAAACCCAAGATGTTATTGTATGCATCAAGCGATTGTATTGATACGGATTGGATATGCTTACTCTCCAAAGTCTATCCGGATGGCAGGTCCATTCTATTTAATTATGGTGGTCTTAGAGCTAGGTTTAGGGAGTCCTTTGAGCGGGAGACTTTCATGGAGCCAAATAGGGTTTACAAATTTGAGTTCAACTTCTTCTTCGATACAAACATTCTAGTAGAGCCTGAGTGTAGGTTGAGGCTATCCATAACAAGTAGCTACTTCCCAAGATTTGATAGGAACTTCAATAGTGGTGAACCTATTGGTGAAATGTCGAAGGCTAGGAAGGCTCATAACGTAGTTTTCCATGGAGGAAATCTATCTTCAGCACTCCTCCTACCAATAATTGGTGAAGTCAATATGTGA
- a CDS encoding carboxypeptidase M32 has product MSQEIFKDENIKKIVEKVRTVWALDIADSLMGWDIEVLMPQEGATERGIARAELQALGQSILKSKELRSLVEEAERNIGKLNDYERGLIRVLKRRIKIATAIPEEVLKEYVKTTSEAAIQWRIARSKSEYGIFKPYLEKIVDLMRKFAEYLGYEEHPYDALLDLYEEGFRTRDADKMFNVLEPGIRRIFSKVQKEGKYKSKHELEDVEYNVDDMRNLNLEILKIFEYPLGVRSRFDVSTHPFTTSIGIRDVRITTRYEGKDFKRSMYSTIHEYGHALYELQIDERLSGTILATGVSGGIHESQSRFWENIIGRSRVFAEAIYPTIKKHLKFVEKYTPEELYYYFNTVKPSLIRVDADEVTYNLHILLRYKLEKSMITGEVRMDELPEVWNSEFERLIGIRPKKDSEGVLQDIHWSSGLGSFCNYTIGNVVAAQILKHMRREMDFETQIAKLNFKPIREYLRNKIHMWGSVYEPKELLKRNFNEEMNPEHLLKYLEEKYLRG; this is encoded by the coding sequence ATGAGTCAAGAAATATTCAAAGATGAGAATATAAAGAAAATAGTTGAAAAGGTTAGGACTGTATGGGCGTTGGACATCGCAGACAGCCTAATGGGATGGGACATAGAAGTCCTAATGCCACAAGAGGGAGCTACGGAGAGGGGGATAGCTAGAGCTGAACTTCAAGCATTAGGTCAAAGCATACTTAAATCAAAGGAGCTTAGGAGCCTAGTGGAAGAAGCTGAGAGGAATATTGGGAAACTAAATGATTATGAGAGGGGACTAATAAGGGTTTTGAAGAGGAGGATAAAAATTGCGACAGCCATACCGGAAGAGGTATTAAAGGAATATGTGAAAACGACATCTGAAGCTGCTATACAATGGAGGATTGCAAGATCCAAGAGTGAATATGGAATATTCAAACCATACCTCGAGAAGATAGTGGATTTAATGAGGAAGTTTGCCGAATACTTGGGATATGAGGAGCATCCATACGATGCACTACTAGATCTATATGAGGAAGGGTTTAGAACTAGGGATGCCGATAAAATGTTCAACGTATTAGAGCCTGGAATAAGGAGGATATTTAGCAAGGTGCAGAAGGAAGGGAAATATAAATCGAAACATGAACTTGAAGACGTTGAATACAATGTTGATGATATGAGGAATCTAAACCTAGAAATACTGAAGATATTTGAATATCCATTGGGGGTTAGATCCAGATTCGATGTATCCACACATCCATTCACAACGAGCATAGGTATAAGGGATGTTAGAATAACAACAAGATATGAGGGGAAGGATTTCAAGAGGAGTATGTATAGCACAATACATGAGTATGGACACGCCCTATACGAATTACAGATAGATGAAAGGTTATCTGGAACAATACTCGCCACAGGGGTTAGTGGAGGAATACATGAAAGCCAATCTAGATTCTGGGAAAACATAATTGGTAGGAGTAGAGTATTTGCAGAAGCCATATACCCAACAATCAAAAAGCACTTGAAATTTGTGGAGAAATACACCCCAGAAGAACTATACTACTACTTCAACACTGTTAAGCCAAGCCTAATAAGGGTTGATGCGGATGAAGTCACATACAACCTACACATACTCCTACGCTACAAACTGGAAAAATCAATGATAACTGGAGAAGTAAGGATGGATGAACTCCCAGAGGTATGGAACTCAGAGTTTGAAAGACTAATTGGAATTAGACCGAAGAAGGATAGTGAAGGTGTATTACAAGACATACATTGGAGTAGTGGACTGGGATCATTCTGCAACTACACAATTGGAAACGTGGTGGCAGCACAAATACTAAAGCATATGAGGAGGGAAATGGACTTCGAAACACAAATAGCCAAACTAAACTTCAAACCAATAAGGGAGTACTTGAGAAACAAGATACACATGTGGGGATCAGTATACGAACCAAAGGAGCTGCTCAAGAGGAACTTCAATGAGGAAATGAACCCAGAACACCTACTAAAATACTTAGAGGAAAAATACTTAAGGGGATGA
- a CDS encoding creatininase family protein, protein MDKLFIEDLTYEDLNSFLSDWCVVIVPVGSMESHGPHLPLSTDTMIAEAIALRAAVKLKSLGFRVLIGPRIRFGCSGEHLSFPGTISLCCESMIELIYDVCKSLANCGFKNILLLNGHGGNEAPLKAAAIKLRDEDSIMVAIVNWFDLISEGFTDHAGPMETSIIINLNFKPSTDHREVPAVKATSKYVSIKSKVQIPLMDMWSHTGGMGYLGDPSKASLDLGERLLDEASENLIKYIIEAKSRGHLFGRPF, encoded by the coding sequence GTGGATAAATTGTTCATTGAAGATTTAACCTACGAGGATTTGAATAGTTTCCTCAGCGATTGGTGTGTAGTTATAGTTCCAGTGGGGTCTATGGAGTCCCATGGCCCACATCTCCCATTATCGACGGATACTATGATAGCTGAAGCCATAGCTTTGAGGGCTGCCGTGAAGCTCAAAAGTTTAGGTTTTAGGGTTTTGATTGGGCCTAGAATTAGGTTTGGATGTTCAGGTGAGCATCTGAGTTTTCCCGGAACTATAAGCTTATGCTGTGAGTCTATGATTGAATTGATATATGATGTCTGTAAATCCCTTGCAAATTGTGGTTTTAAAAATATATTGCTGTTGAATGGTCATGGTGGGAATGAAGCCCCATTGAAGGCTGCGGCAATTAAGCTTAGGGATGAAGATTCAATTATGGTGGCCATTGTAAATTGGTTTGACCTTATATCTGAGGGGTTTACCGATCATGCAGGTCCGATGGAGACATCAATAATAATAAACTTGAATTTCAAACCAAGCACTGATCATCGAGAGGTTCCAGCAGTCAAAGCTACTTCAAAATATGTTTCCATAAAATCTAAGGTGCAGATACCATTAATGGATATGTGGAGTCATACTGGTGGGATGGGGTATTTAGGCGATCCATCCAAGGCTAGTTTAGATCTTGGTGAGAGGCTACTTGATGAAGCTTCTGAGAATCTTATAAAATACATAATTGAGGCTAAATCTAGGGGGCATTTATTCGGTAGACCATTCTAA
- a CDS encoding ECF transporter S component: MKTRQLALTANLAAIPVALRIIKHNIVGAIPIINFPVAFALISGALLGPLNGFVVGLLSFLVSDIFLGLGYWTIFTSLTCGIIGLIGGLMWRGRNPCRLELLAVTLMLTFTYDILTSILLYAIFMPLQEAVIMGLIGLFLPAMGGTLYAMGPIVEVSTAILVSILLPKVRGVRINEG; the protein is encoded by the coding sequence GTGAAAACTAGGCAATTAGCTTTAACTGCAAATCTAGCAGCAATTCCAGTGGCTTTAAGGATAATTAAGCATAATATTGTTGGAGCTATCCCAATAATAAACTTCCCAGTGGCATTTGCATTAATTTCAGGAGCCCTCCTAGGACCATTAAATGGATTCGTAGTGGGATTGCTCAGCTTCCTAGTTTCAGATATATTCCTAGGATTGGGATACTGGACTATATTCACAAGCTTAACATGCGGAATTATTGGGTTAATAGGTGGATTGATGTGGAGGGGGAGAAACCCATGCAGATTAGAATTATTGGCGGTAACATTGATGTTAACCTTCACATACGACATATTAACATCGATACTGCTTTATGCAATATTCATGCCCCTCCAAGAAGCTGTAATTATGGGTTTAATTGGATTATTCCTACCAGCAATGGGTGGAACCCTCTACGCGATGGGGCCAATAGTTGAAGTGTCAACGGCAATCCTAGTATCAATACTACTACCAAAGGTTAGGGGGGTGAGGATAAATGAGGGGTAA